One Vicia villosa cultivar HV-30 ecotype Madison, WI linkage group LG5, Vvil1.0, whole genome shotgun sequence genomic window, aaaaaaaactctAGTACTAATGCTAAGGAGAAACTAGGTAGGAACTAGCAAAGTCGGTTGTCTAAAAGGCAATAGAAAATAGAATGCTTTAAGCAATGTGACTGTGAATCAGAAGAAATCCAGTGACAGATGTGCTCTTGCAGGAGTTATGTTAAAAAAAAGTCATAGAGCTACGTAACTTAATAACCGTATGTAGAAGTGGAAGGATAACATAGCCAGCAGATTTGAAATCATTTGATTTGACAATTTATTTTATAGTCAATTAATTAATGCATGATATCTTTCAATTGGTCATCTTTAAGTGTACAATATCCTTTTGTTAAATGAAATTTTCAATAAGAAATTAAAAGATATGTAGTAACTCATCAAGGGCCATTTTTATATTTAGCAATGGCAAATATTGCATGCAAGTGTCTTATAAATGTTTCTTCAAGAAGATTCACCCATTATAATGTTTCGAGCAACTTTGCATGAATCACTGTCAGGATTTGTAACTTTTTTATTTGTCCATTCTACTCTTTTTTCTCGAGATGAAATTTAATGATCATCGCAATGGAATTGTGCTCGTATTATCATTCTATGTTTAATTTACGCTTCTTGCGGTTGCAATATTGAGAATCTCAATAGCCCAGTGTCAGACTCAGAGAAACCTTATATTGGTGTGTGCTACTAATTCTTGTATGTGGTACTATTTAGTGTTAGTGAGTCCAGTACGGTACCCCAACCTCCAATGTTGGTGAtaaattttgattgtttctaacaAAATACCCAATCGCTAAATTCTCTTTGCAATACTTTTTCATAACTTTTCAACAATATAGTACGCTGCAAGACCTCCTGCACAGAAACGAAACAAAAATGGAGAAGGGAAAGTTGGGGTCTGAGGTTCTAGGGACGAAATTGAATTGTATCAAGGGGTTCTTAGTATACTTCCATTTGATTAAACACTATCACCAAGAACTAAAGGGATAGTCTATCCCTTTAGTCCGTGATGATGTAGTCCCCACCTTGAAGGCAACTAGAAAGATATTGAGCACATTACTTGCCAAATCACGTAAAAGACGATAGCAAATGGAGACTAACTTTTGGATAAACATGAATggcattttattttttactttttcataCCCTCATTGACCAAACTAATGTCACGTTTAGGGACTAAAATAAGGGTTTACTAAAAAAAGGAAAAACTTTCGAGAAACAGCACCAATAGAATAAGCAATTAAGCATGGTGATGCGAGGTTCTTTGTAGCACACAATGCAAATATAATACAAAACCAAAGGCTAGAATTTTGTCATGACACAAGTCGTTTAGTGAACTAACAGTAACTATTCGGAAGAACCGATTGTGGGGGGGCTATATAGGAAACTAGTAAAGTTTATTGTGCCAATTTGCCAAATGCTTAAAGTTTAAGATGGTTGGTTATATATTATTCTTTCACTAAAATCAACATACAAACATTATTCTCAGATCTCAATTTAAATGAAGGCTTACCAGTACAACCGTGGAGCATCTTGCATTAGAATATCACCACCATAGACAACCCAGTAAAAGCCCACCATCCACCAAATCAATGAAAGCATGGTATTCAATGATGCACATCGTTTTGCAAATCTGAATGGGTCATCAAAATCAGTATATCTACAAGTCTTAATTACCTAAAACAGTCAAGGTAAAAAGTACTATATGATCATAAACAAAATTACACACAACACAACTCCGTAGTATATTAACAAACATGCTTTAGCAGCCAAGGCACGGACACACTCGCAATGTAACAAGCATTTAATATCTTTTTTCCAAAGTGAATAGACACTCCACCAATTTGTTCTCAAAGTACACATAATGAAGTGAAGTAATTGTGCCAAAACATTAGTGAAGGATTCCTTTTACTACCATCTTAATGAAGCTAATAACATATGGCTTTCAAGAAATAAAAGATCATTTTCCTTTTATCATAGACACTCACCagaaaaaagataataataattacaataccATAATGTTTTCACCCACAAATGAACAGGTCAACGTAAGGCAACCGAAAGTCACATTATCTATAAGTTTATAACTTCTTGAGTAGGAAAATCCAACAGTGCTTTTTTCGGTAGGGCCCTCCCTTAGTGAACAAACCAAAAGCACTTGGCAACAAACCAAGAGGAGTGATTGGTACTAAGTACTTCCCCCCATTAACCTGGAGTGCTCCTCCTCATACTCAAATTTCATAAATACTTTCTTAAGAAgcaaaaactaaaatataattgACTCCGTCGAAGCACGGACACCTCAAACACAACCCCGACACGGTGAcaccaataataatttgaaaaaatgaataaattaaacgtaatcaaaAGAGTCGGTGCAGGTTGCAGGTGTCTGACCCCGACACATACACGCCTTTTTTCAGAAGTGACGGTGATACATAGATTGATTATCTCAAAGTCTCCATTGCATAACCTAGCTAGAGGACTATGTATAAAATGAATAAAACTCCAAGATAAAACTATCATTAGATGCATAATTTCACCAATGCACACACCGATCTCGTCAGTATTCAAACAAACCTAAAATTCCCCCAAAAAATACTAACAAATTGATTGACAAAATTGAATATAACAGCAAttaaattgagaaaataaatttaCCCGGAACGAGAAGAATTCCGAaattcaacatcatcatcatcctcactaTCATTGACATCTCCATCAAGAGATTCCTCGTCCCTTCCTCCTCCACCTCCGTTCCTCCTCCTGTATTCCAACCACACCAACGCCACATGAACCAAACACTGCAACGCGTACCCGCAGATCCACAACCGAATCGGCGTGTTAGGATTCTCCTCCACACTACAACCTAACATAACCGCCGCGACCACCACGAAGGCCGCGTTCCACGTCACATCGAGCACCACCACCGGCTTCGAGTATCCCCAGTCGGCGCGCCTCTCTTCGAGCTCGCGCGCGGCGGTTTCACGGACAAGAACGGAAGGTCCGCGGCGGCCGAGAAGGAGAGCGAGGACGGGCGTGCGAGACACGCGACGTGGGCGAAGGAGTGGCGCGTGGGACTGAGCGTAGTTAGGTGATGACATGGCTGGATAGAGAGAGAGACGGTGCTAGAGCATTATTTGAAAGTTGAATCAATAAGAAGAGAGAATTCTAATAGTAACaacaataattaatataattataaataaaggaAGAGAAAAACGATTCTTCATTATTCTTTACTTCTTCTTATTGTTACTGTCTCGTGTATAGAGATAGAAATGAAAACACCAAACACACACAGAAGAGAGAACAGTAAATAATACGTGTAAATGCAGGGTCGATATGGACGGTTATGCCCTCGCAAGTTTTTAAGCTTTGTTTAGTTGGAGATGAAGAatctaaattcaaattttaatctttaaacaattttttttctttcttcgccCTAAATTTCAAAGGAGATCAAAAATTAAGAGTGCCTTTAATTTAGTAGAGTAAGTTAAAATTTAAGGCGAAGAGTTAGGACATCTTTCTTAgccctaatttttttttaagaaatcctAATTTTTAATAgagatgaaaaattaaaatttaaaaagattgCAAAAGGATTTGGGGATTCTAGTCTcccaataatttaatattaaaatcaaattatttaataaaaaagtttatttttttaattaattatattataaatagtaaaataaaaaatctcaaaaaaatctatataattatttttaatattttaaataataaatacagattaaaatatcaaaatattgatCACACATTTAATATTCTGAAGGAAAATGCTGAACATCACGAAAATAATAGTCACGAGAATTCGCGAATGGAAAATGCTTTGTGAATTGCCTTTTAGATTTATCACCATTTCTGTTCATTTCCATTGATTTCATTGCAATAGTCTGCCAATAAAATTAGTCCCGCCTCTCACTTAAAATTAGTCCCGCCTCTCACTTATCCTGCTCAAATAAAATGTCACACTTATATGATTACATCTATTTTTCAAGCTATTAGATAGGAGAATATTAATAGGTGTCCTATTTCAAAAAGTGTACTTGGCTTGTTGTTTCTTTACTAGGTGATTAAAAATTCGAATAATGACTTGTTATTTTTTGTTTGTGTAAGGTATAGAATAATGTGGGAGTCTTTAGATGGTACTACATGCTTGTGgttttttattatatgtttttttaatattaattaaagaaATTAGAAGTATTCATGATATTAGTTGGGCGATGTCTTCGTGACATATAGCACCACTCTATTCTGAATTATTAAAACATCTTAAAAGAATGGAAGTACTTTAGAGAGTATATTCGGAATGGTTGAAGGTCTGAGAGATATTGAAATTCAGCATCTTGTTGAGGGTCGAAGGCAGTGGCGAAGTAATACAAAGAGACTTGAGGACATGACTACATTTTCCAAGCAGGACATGTTTACACTAGACGAAGGGTGTGGGATAGATCAAGTATATCCAATTTTAGAAGGGAGATTAGGTTCAGGATAGTTCATCAAAGATTCATTGTCAGTGCGAGACCGTCGTGGAAATGTTGAGTTGCCTAAGGAACAGTTGAAAGAGGTTCATGTAGAGAGAGAGGGGGGAAGGGAGAGAGTATTTGAGATCCACGAAAATTCTAGTAGAATGATTCAATAATTGAAGTTGAGAAGATTACTATAGAAGGAGAATCAAATGCATAGTACATGAAGAGTGGTGTAAACCTTACAACACAACTGTCACGATGGGATGCATAATGGAATCATTAATGTTTCATTGATGCTAAGATAATAACATGCAGTTGAGGATTGTTCAAGTATAAAGATTTCAAAAGTATAAGGCGAATAAGTGAGAGTTATGTCTTGTTGCTAAGAAAACATGCGAGAGTGGTATCCTGGACACTTGTGTGTAAGTTTGACTATCTTGTGATGAGGTATTTGTGGAGTATCACACTCTTTGGTTTAGCTAATGAGTTTTGTGTCCTGAGAGTCTAAGTATGTGGCAAGCAACCGAGAACGAGCCAAGCTTTGATATGGAACTATGTGTATTATTTGGTTGATAATAGTAAGAGTGGCTTATTGAATGTCATGTTGATGTTATCTTCCTAAGTAGTGTTTGGATTGATTGACCAAGGAGTATGATGTTCACGCTTTGTTGGAACTAAGTGCATGTCGAATCTTTTTTTAGTGTACAGTTGCGAATGTGCGGTTTGAGAATGGAGTTGCAAGTTAATGCAAATCAGATTGATAGTTTTGAAATTGACTTTTTCGAAGGTGTATTGTGTAGTTTATCACTTGTATAGTTGTAATAGAAGTTAGATGCTTGGGGAGCTGACCTTGTGAGTCATACCCAGTGTGAGTAAGTATTAGGTGTATTGCTTTTATGACTATTGAGAGTCATAAGGAATGAAGCTGGAAGAAACTTACTGAGCGACAATCTCGAGGAGATCGGTTGGTATCCCGCTAAGTGTCGATGAAGTATAAGTAGATAGTCATAGTATGACATTTAGACAGTTCACTCAGATATGTGGCCTCGGATGTAGACCTCCATGAGAGTGGTACCTGATGTATACAATGCTACCCTACCCAGTCGACAATACTTTCGAGTTATCATCCAAGGTAAAAATGGGAATGAAGTATTCATGAAGTTAAGTGTGTAACTTGTATTGTATATCCGTAAGAACACGAACTAAGGTTTCCATAAGATGAAGCAGGACAATCGAAGTGAATAATTATGGTTAGAAAGTGTGATGTCATCTCTAAATGTGTGACCGAGTTGTGTGACTCTACGAGTAGCCTAAGGAACTCACATTTATATCCTTAATAGTTAAAATTATACATAAGTGTTTCCTTGTTGACGACTCGAAATCCCTTAAAGTTATTATTTCGTCAGTTGGTTAGAATCCCTTGTCAGCAGAATCCGTGAGTGGGGAAGAACTCTATGAAGGACATAAAATGTATTATATCAACATGAACTGGATATTGTCAGACTAATTTAGATTAATCACAACCAGCACTGGATAATTCTAAATGTTGTACACTCTTATGGTCCCGGTTGTGTAACTCTTACATATCTATCTTTGGCAGGTGTTAGTCTTATTCTCAACCTTTGTGTGTCAGCAAGAAAGTTATTCTACCAGTGGATGTCAGTAAAGTTCTGGTACTATTTGAAGAAGTAGGTTCTCATAGGAAAATACAAATTTTCTATGAAGGCCCATAAGCTAATCAGTAGTACATGTGAATCCCATGTGTATCTTAGTGTTCAAGTCAGAACTGAACAATAGATAGTGATGAATGGAATAGCACAGTACAATTTCATGGAGGATCGGGAAGATAACTGCCTATAATAATGAAAGGAAGATAATCATGTATCAAGTGTATGATATCTTGTTGGAGTAGTGTGTCGCAATTGGGGCATCAAGCGTGTGTCCGTGTAGTACGTGGTATCAGGTTAAGTGAAGTTAATAGGAATATCAATATGGGGATTATAGAACTTATATCAATTGTTGAAGAATTTACAAGAGAAGAGCCATCAGTGTTTGTGTGTAGTTATGGAAGTAGTAAATTATATCACGAAGTTTTGATTGTGTGGCTATCTAGTCAGAATAAGGTGCAATGTTTATGGGTTTCGGTTAACTCAGTGCAAGAAAGGGAAGTCGCATACTCCAGAAAGCTTCGTGACCAAGCAGTTCAAAACGACATATCAAATGAGTTAAGTGGGAAGAAGGGTTATACGTTAATCAATGATTTGAATTAAAGATGTGGTCAAATCAATAAATTTTGAGAAGTCGTGAAAGAAGGAAGTTTAACAGTGAAGAAAATTTGGAAGATTAAGTGTGTCAGAAGATTGAACCCAAGCTATAGTCAAGTGTTGACCGAAGTCGGTGATGCAATAAGTGTTCCTTTCTTTATTTAGAAGAAATTCAAGGAcgaattttaatttaaaagggAGAATGTAATATCACATACCATATTAAATGCTTTAATTGTTGTCATTTGTTGTTAGTTGGGACAGATAAAGTAATTAGTAAACTTATAGGAAATTAAGTTTTATTCAATATGATAGATCTATGCTAATTGGTGGAAGAAAGGGACATTTTGGCAACGTAAagaatgatatatgtatatatatatatatatatatatatatatatatatatatatatatatatatatatatatatatatatatatattgtgtatGTGTGCGCGCGCGGTGGGATTactagccttagatttacgtagtaacAATTAGATATCGGTATATCGATTCTCAGTCCCTTGGGATTCGATAATCTTTAAAGCTACGTGAtaagactgtgcacttgcagtcagaTTCATTAGACATACTAAGTCATACGCGATCAATTACGAATTTTGGTCTTGTTGTCAATGATCGAATTAGTCGTGAAGTTTCGTCTCATCTTGACCTTGAAAAAGCTTTAGAAGCTTATAGATATGTTAGTCGTCCTTGTTCTACTCACATTACGAAGGTTTGTTATTCAATTTGAACCATTGTAATTATTGTTTTTAGATTCAACTATATTTTCCATATGACTCTAGTTTCTACTATGTTTGATGAAATATTGGAAGTTGGGAAGATATTTAGGAATATGAAGTGAATATGGTTTGGCTACAACTCCATGAACaaataaatcaaatttctcaCTTTGAATTTTGTTCCTCCGAAAAAGACTGAGTTTCTAATGTTGGACCATATGTTACAACATCCAGTTCGACTTGTGTATCCTtaaaacaaaggcaacaagagctCGTCATAGAGATGCCATTATTATGGAAGATATGGTCATATAAGGCCATACTGCTATAGGCTGTATGAATATCCTCAACCTTATAATCAACCAAGGCTCAATAGAAAAAACAAGCGAGAACATTCAAGCAAGGAAATTGTGGAAACTCCGAGAAACTGTCACAAGTCTTATAactcatacatctcttagagtttcctCAAGAGAAGATTGATATTTTGATATTGGATGTTTCAGGCACATGACTAGTAAAGAGATTTACTTAGAAGAGTTAAGTTCGTACTCCAATAGTCATGTTACCTTTGGGAGAGAGCAAGAGAAAAAATCAAGCGTATAAGCAAACTAGTTTATCCAGGTCTTGGTATCCTTGCTAATGTGTTGCTGGTAGAAGGATTaactacaaacttgatcattatAAGTTAACTATGTGATCAAAGTCTAAATGCAAGCTTTAACAAATCAAAATGCATTGTTTCCATCAAAGGTGAAGAAGTGTTAGTGAAAGGATCAAGATCCAAAGACCATTGTTATATGTGGGAATCTCGAAACAAATGCCAACCCTCAACATTTTTGATTATACAAGGTAGAAGAAATCAAGCTATGACACAAAAAAATTTGTCATCTCAACCTCAAGAGTATGAAAAAGATCATCTCTGAAGTTGCTATCAAAATGCCGAAACTTATGATTGAATAAGGCAAAATATGTGGAGAGTGTCAAATAGGCAAGCAAACCAAGATGTCCCACTGAAAGCTCCAACATCTTACCACCTCAAAAGTTATGGAATTACTTCACATGGACCTAATGGAACCAATGCAAATGGAAGGCCTGGGTAGAAAGATATATGTTTTTGTGTGTGTAGATGGATTTTCAAGGTACACCCGGACaaactttattaaataaaatcttACGCTTTTTATATTTTAAAGAGTTATGCACTTGTCTTCCAAGATAAAAAAGGAAGTGAGATAATTAAAATAAAGAGTGACTATGGTAAAGAATTTGAGAACTCCAAGTTCTCTGAGTTTTATTCCTCTTAAGGGATAAGTCATAAATTCTCAACACCTATCACACCTTAGTAGAATGGAGTGGTTGGACACAAAATCATAACCTTGCAAGAGTTAGCTAGAGTCATGTTGCACGCAAGAATCCACCTTCTTACTTTTGGGCTAAAGCTATGAATCGTGTGTCCGCAAGATCTGAAACCAAAGCGGTTAAGTATAAGCTTTAGAAAGGGAGAAAACCCAATGTCAAGTACTTTCATGTCTTTGGTAGCAAGTGCTAGATATTAGTAGACCGTGAACAAAGGAGAAAGATGAATTataagagtgatgaaggaatatTTGTAGGTTACTCCACCAATAGCAGAGCATATGTGATATATAACAAACATATGAAGGCAATGATTGAATAAATAATTGTTATCATAAATTATATTCTCGGAGATAAGAAAGATCTTGAAGATGATGTTTTCCCTCAACAGATCGATGTCCCATCAGATGTCCAACCAAGGAGTTTGACattatttttgaaaacataaacgTTGAAAATCCTCAAACTAGCAAGGGACCATCTATAAGAATTCAAAAAGATCATCCTATTGAAAATATTATAGGAAATCTGAATGAAGGAGTCACCACCATATTTAGAGATATGATTGTCAAATCTTGTTTCATTTCCAAGATTAAACCTAAAAACATCAAGGAAGCCTTGATTGATGAATTCTGAATAAATGCTATGCAAGAGTGCAAGAGGAACCATCTCAATGTAAAAGAAGCAAAGTTTGGGAGTTAGTTTCAAGATGTGAATGTTATTGGTACCAAAtaaatttacaaaaattaatataatgaAAATGGTAACGTAACTAGAAACAAGACATGTTTAGTTGATTAAGGGTACACTCTATTTGTGAAGAATGATAGAGGAAAGCTCGTGATAGCCTAAATTTATGTTGATAACATTGTCGCTGGAGGAATGCCAGACAAGAGGGTGGAACGATTTGTCAAACAGATGCAGTCAAAAATTGAAACGAGTCT contains:
- the LOC131604031 gene encoding E3 ubiquitin protein ligase RIE1-like codes for the protein MSSPNYAQSHAPLLRPRRVSRTPVLALLLGRRGPSVLVRETAARELEERRADWGYSKPVVVLDVTWNAAFVVVAAVMLGCSVEENPNTPIRLWICGYALQCLVHVALVWLEYRRRNGGGGGRDEESLDGDVNDSEDDDDVEFRNSSRSGFAKRCASLNTMLSLIWWMVGFYWVVYGGDILMQDAPRLYWLAVVFLAFDVFFAVFCVALACLIGIALCCCLPCIIGILYAVAGQEGASETDLSILPKYKFHAAGNEETPSPRGGSMVPIENSSGANERVLSPEDAECCICISPYEDEAELHALPCNHHFHSTCIVKWLKMNATCPLCKFNILKGNEQV